From a single Lewinella sp. LCG006 genomic region:
- a CDS encoding ATP-binding protein, with translation MNRITLSLFLVLFAILPAIGQKAAFVDSLQQMLLEITEDSVRVRILTEIAYEYWWDENFDKALPYAEEALDLAEKTGPRFLKILPYQALIDILYYQGEFEQVAIYLPKLQTLVEEAKDTTGMQFLYQTKAVLQDYVERPDSGLFYYQKALALNTSPKDTYMEASIYNNIGVIYLNIELYDRARSYLWKSNTNSKIIENDYLLSFTLLNLGYSYLEQALYDSAAYYLAEAHTYAIASEFKESLGNVLTYEGLLFLETGQIERAEEALNEAKEIFVTYGYKQNLGSLLPYLADLKFRQGKFDEALRLAKEADVINHPLHARPYLAVSAKVIANAYEQLGDSDNAIKFLRKYNDLKDTIHRNILLQQLATLEVEYRLTDTEAELAVIKSEKEKEQLKSQLRTYLLLIAALLLLVVIGAVWYLYAANREKTNHNKRLAAEVAARTADLKNSNEQLRDYIGELQNFTHVTSHDLKEPLRNISGFTSLLERRMAASLTDETLEFMELIRANAQQMHRLIEGIKFYSTLDPQGQHELEMEAINLSDMMEDTRTSLSALLQEKGGLITLTGDLNIIHTAPEVLQLVLKNIIENGLKYNRSEVPEVIVKATATENNYEIAISDNGIGIAKEFQDQIFQMFKRLHTRQEFEGTGMGLAICKKIIRRLGGEISIESEEGEGSTFLVQLPR, from the coding sequence GGTGTTGTTTGCGATCTTACCTGCTATTGGCCAAAAAGCAGCCTTTGTGGATAGTTTGCAACAGATGCTGCTGGAAATCACAGAAGATTCTGTAAGGGTGCGCATTTTGACAGAAATTGCCTATGAATATTGGTGGGATGAAAATTTTGATAAGGCACTTCCTTACGCCGAAGAAGCCCTGGATCTCGCTGAAAAAACAGGCCCTAGATTTTTAAAAATACTGCCGTACCAGGCTCTCATTGATATTTTGTATTACCAAGGAGAATTCGAGCAGGTGGCAATATACCTCCCTAAATTACAGACCTTGGTAGAAGAAGCCAAGGATACCACGGGAATGCAGTTTTTGTACCAGACCAAAGCCGTTCTACAGGATTATGTTGAGCGACCAGACTCTGGCCTTTTTTATTATCAGAAAGCATTAGCCTTAAATACTTCTCCAAAAGACACCTATATGGAGGCGAGTATTTATAATAACATTGGCGTCATTTATCTTAACATTGAGCTATATGATCGTGCTAGATCTTACTTGTGGAAATCCAACACGAACTCAAAAATAATCGAGAACGACTATTTGCTAAGCTTTACGCTCCTCAACTTAGGCTATTCCTATTTGGAGCAAGCACTGTACGATTCGGCGGCCTATTATCTAGCAGAAGCCCACACCTATGCAATAGCATCTGAATTTAAAGAAAGCCTGGGAAATGTCCTTACTTATGAGGGCTTACTGTTCTTGGAAACAGGCCAGATTGAGCGGGCAGAAGAAGCCTTGAATGAGGCTAAAGAAATTTTTGTGACCTATGGGTACAAGCAAAACCTGGGTTCATTGCTCCCTTATCTGGCAGATTTGAAATTTCGCCAAGGAAAATTCGACGAAGCTCTTCGCCTTGCTAAAGAGGCCGATGTCATCAATCATCCCCTGCATGCACGACCCTACCTGGCTGTGAGTGCTAAGGTAATTGCCAATGCTTATGAGCAACTGGGTGATTCGGACAACGCCATTAAGTTTCTACGCAAATACAATGATTTAAAAGATACCATTCACCGTAATATCCTCCTCCAACAGCTTGCTACCTTGGAAGTTGAGTATCGTCTTACGGATACAGAAGCTGAACTTGCTGTAATAAAAAGCGAAAAAGAAAAAGAGCAGCTAAAATCACAACTCAGAACCTACCTTTTGCTCATCGCGGCTTTATTACTCCTTGTTGTCATTGGAGCTGTTTGGTATTTATATGCTGCTAATCGAGAAAAAACCAACCACAATAAGCGGTTGGCAGCTGAAGTGGCCGCAAGAACCGCAGACCTCAAAAATAGTAATGAGCAGCTAAGAGATTACATCGGAGAATTACAAAATTTCACTCACGTAACCAGTCATGATCTCAAAGAACCATTACGCAACATTTCTGGATTTACCAGTCTGCTTGAACGAAGAATGGCGGCTTCACTTACCGATGAAACCCTTGAGTTTATGGAGCTGATTCGCGCCAACGCACAACAAATGCACCGCCTGATCGAAGGGATCAAATTTTATTCTACACTCGACCCTCAAGGCCAGCATGAATTGGAGATGGAAGCAATAAATCTTTCCGATATGATGGAAGATACCCGTACCAGCTTATCGGCCCTTTTACAGGAAAAAGGTGGCCTTATAACCCTGACGGGTGACCTTAATATCATTCATACTGCCCCGGAAGTTCTACAGTTGGTCTTGAAAAATATCATTGAAAATGGCCTCAAGTACAATCGATCAGAGGTACCCGAGGTCATCGTGAAGGCAACCGCAACCGAAAACAATTACGAAATTGCGATAAGTGACAATGGTATTGGTATCGCTAAGGAGTTCCAGGATCAAATCTTCCAGATGTTCAAACGCTTGCATACACGACAGGAGTTTGAAGGAACGGGCATGGGCTTAGCGATATGCAAAAAGATAATCCGCCGACTAGGAGGCGAAATTAGCATCGAAAGTGAAGAAGGAGAAGGCAGCACATTTCTGGTGCAGCTGCCGCGCTAG
- a CDS encoding vancomycin high temperature exclusion protein, which produces MMKGLKIAMLLLLLIAAATILNYHYVEKQTAPYVFVDTEDIPVRKVGLVLGTSKYLANGQINLYYRYRIAAAYELFAAGKVKFLLLSGDNGTKAYNEPAQMREDLVKLGVPAERIYLDYAGFRTLDSVVRAREIFGQQSLTCISQPFHLARAIYLGRHQGLDINGYAAKEVTLSYGYSVILREYLARMKMQLDLLFGKTPKFLGEKITIE; this is translated from the coding sequence ATGATGAAAGGGCTCAAAATAGCAATGCTCCTCCTCCTTTTGATCGCTGCTGCAACGATCCTTAACTATCATTATGTAGAAAAGCAGACGGCTCCTTATGTATTTGTGGATACAGAGGATATTCCCGTGCGTAAAGTAGGTCTGGTGCTAGGTACCTCAAAGTATTTAGCCAATGGGCAAATCAACCTTTATTACCGCTACCGAATTGCGGCAGCTTACGAACTATTCGCCGCAGGAAAAGTAAAATTTCTCTTACTTAGCGGAGACAACGGGACCAAAGCATACAATGAACCTGCGCAGATGAGAGAAGATTTGGTGAAGCTCGGTGTTCCAGCAGAACGCATTTACTTAGACTATGCTGGCTTTCGTACCTTAGACTCGGTGGTGCGGGCCCGGGAAATTTTTGGGCAGCAATCATTGACTTGTATTTCGCAGCCTTTTCACCTTGCAAGAGCTATCTACCTCGGTCGACACCAGGGACTTGATATAAACGGCTATGCCGCAAAGGAAGTTACGCTTTCCTACGGTTACAGCGTGATACTTCGGGAATACCTGGCACGGATGAAAATGCAGTTAGATTTATTGTTTGGCAAAACGCCTAAGTTTTTAGGTGAAAAAATAACGATTGAATAG
- a CDS encoding YfiT family bacillithiol transferase codes for MESQEQLSYPVGKFVPTSSPSIDTLTQWRQIIADFPARLRAETSDLTTEALAFRYRPGGWTIQQVVHHCADSHMNALVRFKLALTEEHPTINPYKEAAWAEMDDYQLPIEISLAILEGLHHRWVTLLEHMHTEQYQRSFFHPQHGIPFSLTLALDNYQWHCRHHLAHVQQAKQLKF; via the coding sequence ATGGAATCACAAGAACAACTCAGTTACCCTGTCGGGAAATTTGTGCCGACTTCGTCTCCATCCATTGACACCCTCACCCAGTGGCGGCAAATTATTGCTGATTTTCCCGCCCGGTTGCGTGCCGAAACCAGTGATTTAACAACCGAAGCATTGGCCTTCCGTTACCGCCCTGGCGGCTGGACGATCCAACAAGTTGTTCATCACTGCGCAGACAGCCACATGAATGCACTCGTCCGCTTCAAGCTGGCACTTACGGAAGAGCATCCTACCATCAATCCTTACAAGGAGGCCGCTTGGGCCGAAATGGACGATTATCAATTGCCCATTGAAATTTCGCTCGCTATTCTGGAAGGGTTGCACCACCGTTGGGTCACGTTGTTAGAGCACATGCATACGGAGCAATACCAACGTTCCTTCTTTCATCCGCAACACGGTATTCCATTTAGTTTGACATTGGCCTTGGACAATTACCAATGGCACTGCCGACACCACTTGGCGCATGTACAACAAGCAAAGCAATTGAAATTCTAG
- a CDS encoding SAM-dependent methyltransferase, with amino-acid sequence MNHLSQAFNDQQLSKLTLSKNRSAQSDLKNVYGRLVLIKDEAHLSCTLRFATRDETKNFSLTEATAAIEKWLTEDFRQAELFTVTEQFSLMISKKGKGLLRTRTITNREPVSLEHNQQKQRPLADRPRAYLTSLGIAGQDGQILQNGRRKFRQINKYIELISHLLREQPLAKDARIVDMGSGKGYLTFGLYDYLVNETHLPIKMTGVELRPDLVQTCTTIAQENKFTGLEFLAGDIHQYEPEGGIDMLIALHACDTATDEAIAKGIRAEAQLIIVAPCCHKQVRKAMHPPAGLLPMLQHGILLERQAEMLTDAIRSLLLEAHGYKTKVFEFIGTEHTPKNVMITAIKSEPRPAAQEEIHQLKSQFGIERHHLEDLLLEIEH; translated from the coding sequence TTGAACCATCTTTCCCAGGCGTTCAACGACCAACAGTTGAGCAAACTGACCTTGAGTAAAAACCGCAGTGCTCAGTCGGATTTGAAAAATGTCTACGGGCGTTTGGTATTGATTAAAGACGAAGCTCATCTTTCTTGTACACTACGTTTTGCGACGCGCGACGAAACCAAAAACTTCTCGCTTACGGAAGCGACTGCGGCTATTGAAAAATGGCTCACGGAGGATTTTCGCCAGGCGGAGTTGTTTACCGTCACGGAGCAGTTCAGTTTGATGATCAGCAAAAAAGGCAAGGGTTTATTGCGCACCCGTACCATCACCAACCGCGAACCCGTTTCCCTGGAGCATAATCAGCAAAAACAGCGGCCATTAGCGGATCGGCCAAGAGCCTATCTCACCTCGTTGGGGATTGCTGGGCAGGATGGGCAGATTTTGCAAAATGGCCGGCGCAAATTTCGCCAAATCAATAAATACATCGAGCTGATCAGTCATCTTTTACGCGAGCAGCCACTCGCCAAAGATGCCCGCATTGTGGATATGGGTTCAGGGAAAGGGTACCTCACTTTTGGCTTGTACGATTACCTCGTCAATGAAACCCACTTGCCCATCAAAATGACGGGGGTGGAACTGCGGCCCGATTTGGTGCAAACCTGCACCACCATAGCTCAGGAAAATAAATTTACGGGTTTAGAATTCTTAGCGGGTGATATTCATCAATACGAACCCGAGGGTGGTATTGATATGCTCATCGCCCTGCACGCCTGTGATACGGCTACCGACGAGGCCATCGCCAAAGGTATCCGAGCAGAGGCCCAGCTCATCATCGTAGCACCATGTTGTCACAAACAAGTGCGTAAAGCCATGCATCCGCCCGCAGGCCTGTTGCCCATGTTGCAGCACGGTATTCTGCTCGAGCGCCAGGCCGAAATGTTGACAGATGCTATTCGTAGCTTACTCCTGGAAGCACACGGCTATAAAACCAAAGTATTTGAGTTTATTGGCACCGAGCACACACCTAAAAATGTGATGATAACCGCTATAAAAAGCGAACCCAGACCCGCAGCCCAGGAAGAAATCCATCAACTAAAATCTCAGTTTGGTATCGAAAGACATCATCTAGAAGACCTTTTACTGGAAATAGAACATTAA